A window of Alphaproteobacteria bacterium contains these coding sequences:
- a CDS encoding response regulator transcription factor codes for MSGNNQLLLVDDDAPFLASLSRAMERQGFKVCAASSFSEALTLAEDARLDYAVVDLRLEDSNGLELVKLLRGMQPAMKIVLLTGYGNIATAVSAIKAGALDFLPKPVDPDHLKAVLLGKPVETVEIAANPMTPERVRWEHIQRIFDETGHNVSETARLLKMHRRTLQRILGKHAPD; via the coding sequence ATGAGCGGAAATAACCAACTGTTGCTGGTTGACGATGATGCGCCATTCCTGGCCAGCCTGTCGCGCGCCATGGAACGCCAAGGGTTCAAGGTCTGCGCCGCGTCTTCCTTTTCTGAGGCCCTGACCCTGGCCGAAGACGCAAGGCTGGATTACGCCGTCGTCGATTTGCGACTGGAAGACAGCAACGGCCTGGAACTGGTCAAGCTGCTGCGCGGCATGCAGCCCGCCATGAAGATCGTCTTGCTGACCGGCTACGGCAACATCGCCACGGCCGTTTCCGCCATCAAGGCGGGCGCTCTCGACTTTCTGCCCAAGCCCGTCGATCCCGATCACTTGAAGGCCGTGCTGCTGGGAAAGCCGGTCGAAACGGTGGAAATCGCCGCCAATCCCATGACGCCAGAGCGCGTGCGCTGGGAGCATATCCAGCGCATCTTCGACGAGACCGGCCACAATGTCTCCGAAACGGCCAGGCTGCTGAAGATGCATCGGCGCACCTTGCAACGCATTCTGGGCAAGCACGCGCCGGATTGA
- a CDS encoding ActS/PrrB/RegB family redox-sensitive histidine kinase, translating into MLPRPASDQADFPTGLETPELQTRLDILVQIRWMAISGQLATVAIVEGAIGNLPLAPLLGVIAASVLLNAVLTFGKVKSRITETQAAWYLSFDILQLALMLGLTGGPTNPFAIFMLAPVAVGAAVLAPQRVAMLVGFSVFTLSAVAMWHLPLPITLHADQLYIFGAWMAMLLGVVSLAFFTWRMADESRNAAAAYSQARIVLAQEERMAEVGALAAAVAHEMNTPLATVCLLAREVGEQLPADSPVQSDLRMLLSQANRCRDTLARLTSNKGRNAAVEHEPIPLPSLVEMAAATHAETSPVPIFFDHHADSEAGDMPVPWVEHKLEILHGLSNLIQNAIQFAASRVEIHTAWNRQSYSVHIVDDGPGFAAHLLGQLGEPYISGRSESSSAHLGLGVFISKTLLCRTKATVHFSNLPEGGAEVRVTWPRQTANERK; encoded by the coding sequence ATGCTACCTCGCCCCGCCTCCGATCAAGCAGATTTTCCAACCGGCCTGGAAACGCCCGAGTTGCAAACCCGGCTGGACATTCTGGTCCAGATCCGCTGGATGGCGATCTCGGGGCAATTGGCAACCGTCGCCATCGTCGAAGGCGCCATCGGCAACCTGCCTCTTGCCCCTTTGCTTGGCGTCATCGCGGCCTCTGTTCTTCTGAACGCGGTCCTGACCTTCGGCAAAGTCAAAAGCCGCATTACGGAAACCCAGGCGGCTTGGTACCTTTCGTTCGATATCCTGCAACTGGCGCTGATGCTGGGCCTGACGGGCGGGCCAACCAATCCCTTCGCCATTTTCATGCTAGCACCCGTTGCGGTGGGCGCCGCCGTCCTGGCCCCCCAGCGCGTCGCCATGCTGGTTGGGTTTTCCGTCTTCACCTTGTCGGCGGTCGCCATGTGGCATCTGCCATTGCCGATAACGCTTCACGCCGACCAGCTATATATTTTCGGCGCCTGGATGGCGATGTTGCTTGGCGTCGTCTCGCTGGCCTTTTTCACCTGGCGTATGGCCGACGAATCGCGCAATGCCGCCGCCGCCTATTCGCAAGCGCGGATCGTTCTCGCCCAGGAAGAGCGTATGGCCGAAGTGGGCGCCTTGGCCGCCGCCGTGGCGCACGAGATGAACACCCCCCTGGCCACCGTCTGCCTGCTGGCCCGCGAGGTAGGCGAGCAATTGCCAGCCGACAGCCCCGTGCAATCCGACCTGCGGATGCTGCTTAGCCAAGCCAACCGCTGCAGGGACACTTTGGCCCGGCTGACCAGCAATAAGGGCCGCAATGCCGCCGTGGAACACGAACCCATACCGCTGCCGTCCCTGGTCGAGATGGCGGCCGCCACGCATGCGGAAACCTCGCCCGTTCCCATTTTTTTCGACCATCACGCCGATTCCGAAGCCGGTGACATGCCGGTCCCTTGGGTCGAACATAAACTTGAGATCCTGCACGGTCTTAGCAACCTGATCCAGAACGCCATCCAGTTCGCCGCCAGCCGGGTCGAGATCCATACAGCCTGGAACCGGCAAAGCTACTCCGTGCATATCGTCGATGACGGCCCTGGATTCGCGGCGCATCTGCTGGGACAATTGGGCGAGCCGTACATTTCGGGGCGCAGCGAATCCAGCTCGGCCCATCTGGGGCTTGGGGTCTTCATCTCGAAGACGCTATTATGCCGGACCAAGGCGACTGTCCATTTTTCAAACCTGCCCGAAGGCGGCGCGGAAGTGAGGGTAACATGGCCAAGGCAGACGGCGAATGAGCGGAAATAA